A region from the Spiroplasma taiwanense CT-1 genome encodes:
- a CDS encoding TIGR00282 family metallophosphoesterase gives MNILLVGDVYSKSGRLILEKHLNKLVKQENIDFIVVNGENISHGKGINKNHYDFLKKLKVNVITTGNHVFKNRETFEFINETHDLLRPANMNSYLPGLGTNEFFIKNKTIRITNIMGKSFMEHVNNPYEIMDQILLQNKAEIHIVDFHGEASAEKIAFAWNYDGQLTGVFGTHTHVQTADERILPKGTAFITDLGMTGPLDSIIGANPQEVIFKEKTGLPIKFSPSENNGILCGIILEIDDSTNNAKMIKRIQLT, from the coding sequence GTGAATATTTTATTAGTTGGAGATGTTTATTCAAAGTCAGGTAGACTTATTCTAGAAAAACATTTAAATAAATTAGTTAAACAGGAAAATATTGATTTTATTGTTGTTAATGGTGAAAATATTAGCCATGGAAAAGGCATTAATAAAAATCATTATGATTTTTTAAAGAAATTAAAAGTTAATGTAATTACAACAGGAAATCATGTTTTCAAAAATAGAGAAACTTTTGAATTTATTAATGAAACTCATGATTTACTGAGGCCTGCAAATATGAATTCTTATCTTCCAGGACTTGGAACTAATGAGTTTTTTATAAAAAATAAAACTATAAGAATTACAAATATTATGGGTAAAAGTTTTATGGAACATGTTAATAATCCCTATGAAATAATGGATCAAATTTTATTACAAAATAAGGCAGAAATTCATATTGTTGATTTTCATGGTGAGGCAAGTGCTGAAAAAATAGCTTTTGCTTGAAATTATGATGGTCAATTAACAGGAGTTTTTGGTACACATACACATGTTCAAACAGCAGATGAAAGAATTCTTCCAAAAGGAACAGCTTTTATTACTGATTTGGGAATGACAGGACCACTTGATTCTATAATTGGGGCAAATCCACAAGAAGTAATTTTTAAGGAAAAAACAGGGCTTCCTATTAAGTTTAGTCCCTCTGAAAATAATGGTATTTTATGTGGAATTATTTTAGAAATTGATGATTCAACTAATAATGCAAAAATGATAAAAAGAATTCAATTAACTTAA
- the ylxM gene encoding YlxM family DNA-binding protein produces MNNNDIVKSVLIGQLYDFYKSLLTDKQQKYFELYFFEDLTLQEIAQEFNISRNAVYDSISKTSNLLIDFEQKLTLKNKSDKLREIIENYKNNKLSKEEFILELEGDT; encoded by the coding sequence ATGAATAATAATGATATAGTAAAATCTGTTCTGATAGGTCAATTATATGATTTTTATAAAAGCTTATTAACTGACAAACAACAAAAATATTTTGAATTATATTTTTTTGAGGATTTAACACTTCAAGAAATAGCACAAGAATTTAATATATCTAGAAATGCAGTTTATGATAGTATTTCAAAAACTTCTAATTTATTAATTGATTTTGAACAAAAATTAACTTTAAAAAATAAGAGTGATAAATTAAGAGAAATTATTGAAAACTATAAAAATAATAAACTTTCAAAAGAAGAATTTATTTTAGAATTAGAGGGAGATACATAG
- a CDS encoding HIT domain-containing protein, which yields MNECIFCKIIAREMEAKILFENEHTIAFLDLYPNSDGHSLVIPKKHFENFQETDDFYLSEVVKTKRIVTDLLNEKLNPVGFNFVSNQGVEAFQTVFHYHEHIIPKYHREKGLTFKVNKEVDDLDDLHNIHKKLKN from the coding sequence ATGAATGAATGTATTTTTTGCAAAATTATTGCAAGAGAAATGGAAGCAAAAATATTATTTGAAAATGAACATACTATTGCTTTTTTGGATCTTTATCCAAATAGTGATGGACATAGTTTGGTTATTCCAAAAAAACATTTTGAGAATTTTCAAGAAACTGATGATTTTTACTTGAGTGAAGTTGTAAAGACAAAAAGAATAGTAACTGATTTATTAAATGAGAAATTAAATCCAGTTGGTTTCAATTTTGTTTCAAATCAAGGTGTTGAAGCATTTCAAACAGTGTTTCACTACCATGAACATATAATTCCAAAATATCATAGAGAAAAAGGACTTACTTTTAAAGTTAATAAAGAAGTCGACGATTTAGATGATTTACACAATATTCATAAAAAATTAAAAAATTAA
- a CDS encoding 3'-5' exoribonuclease YhaM family protein, with product MINEINLESKNIELIARIEKVFLSTGNNGSNYLIINLIDSSGRIEARLWNAIDKDIESLKSGSVIKLEGVANLYRQQLQLKILTYSIIKQDDFKKYNIKEDMFSINAPINIELYFGKIIEFIILFKNEVYRKITKSILEEYETEFKTFPAAISIHHNVVGGLFWHSYSLLNAAKGLKDTYKYAEIDWELVYCGALLHDIGKVIEMDGRNASEYTNEGKLLGHISIGNNFVYKKAIDLKIDHDQEVMKLQHVILASHGKNEYGSPVEPMLLEAVIISSLDALDARIYKINDELSKVENEGWTSRILSEDGRSYLKHFNNKK from the coding sequence ATGATAAATGAAATAAACTTAGAGTCAAAAAATATTGAATTAATTGCAAGAATTGAGAAAGTATTCTTGTCAACAGGAAATAATGGGTCTAATTACTTAATAATTAATTTAATAGATTCAAGTGGAAGAATTGAAGCGAGATTATGAAATGCGATTGATAAGGATATTGAAAGTTTAAAGAGTGGAAGTGTTATTAAATTAGAGGGTGTTGCAAATCTTTATCGTCAACAATTACAACTTAAAATATTGACATATTCAATAATAAAACAAGATGATTTTAAAAAGTACAATATAAAAGAAGATATGTTTAGTATTAATGCGCCAATTAATATAGAATTATATTTTGGAAAAATAATTGAATTCATTATCTTATTTAAAAATGAAGTTTATAGGAAAATAACAAAATCAATATTAGAAGAATATGAAACAGAATTTAAGACATTTCCAGCAGCAATAAGCATTCATCATAATGTTGTTGGGGGGTTATTTTGACATAGTTATTCATTACTAAATGCTGCAAAAGGTCTAAAAGATACTTATAAATATGCAGAAATTGATTGAGAATTAGTATACTGTGGTGCTCTCTTACACGATATTGGAAAAGTAATTGAAATGGATGGTAGAAATGCCTCAGAATATACAAATGAGGGAAAATTACTTGGCCATATATCAATAGGTAATAATTTTGTTTATAAAAAAGCAATTGACTTAAAAATCGATCATGATCAAGAAGTAATGAAGCTTCAACATGTAATTTTAGCAAGTCATGGAAAAAATGAATATGGCTCACCTGTAGAACCTATGTTACTAGAAGCTGTAATTATTTCCTCATTAGATGCACTTGATGCAAGAATTTATAAAATAAATGATGAATTATCAAAGGTTGAAAATGAAGGGTGAACTTCAAGAATTCTTTCTGAGGATGGAAGAAGTTATTTAAAACATTTCAATAATAAAAAATAG
- the metK gene encoding methionine adenosyltransferase, which translates to MKKFFTSESVSEGHPDKLCDQISDAILDECLKQDKNSKVACETFITDNFVLIGGEIKTTAIVDYKEIAKWVLSRVGYKDESTGINPNKAEIIVKIHEQSPDIAIGVEKEDMGAGDQGIMFGYANNETSNYMPYSIQVAHDLVHIASKLRKAGAFKWAQPDMKSQVTIDYTNSKNPRIETILMSVQHDKDYNKEEFENFIKKNIMDVIAKRYNLNTDFNVLINPTGRFVIGGPKSDTGLTGRKIIVDTYGGYSRHGGGAFSGKDASKVDRSAAYMCRYAAKNIVAARLADQLEIQVSYAIGKADPISIFIESFGTNKVSNDVLYKALIENFNFNLSSIIKELDLNSPVYFRTSKYGHFGKKEFNWEKLDKVRVLKEFL; encoded by the coding sequence ATGAAAAAATTTTTTACAAGTGAATCAGTTTCAGAAGGACACCCAGATAAATTGTGTGATCAAATATCTGATGCAATATTAGATGAGTGCTTGAAACAAGATAAAAACTCAAAAGTTGCATGTGAGACTTTTATAACTGATAATTTTGTTTTAATTGGGGGTGAAATTAAAACAACAGCAATTGTAGATTATAAGGAAATTGCTAAATGAGTTTTAAGTAGAGTTGGTTATAAAGATGAAAGTACAGGAATTAACCCAAACAAGGCAGAAATTATTGTGAAAATTCATGAACAGTCACCGGATATTGCTATTGGTGTTGAAAAAGAGGATATGGGAGCAGGTGATCAAGGAATAATGTTTGGTTATGCAAATAATGAAACATCAAATTATATGCCATATTCAATTCAAGTTGCTCATGATTTGGTTCATATTGCTTCAAAATTAAGAAAAGCTGGAGCTTTTAAGTGAGCGCAACCAGATATGAAATCTCAAGTTACAATTGATTATACAAATTCAAAAAATCCAAGAATAGAAACAATTCTTATGTCTGTTCAACATGATAAAGATTATAATAAAGAAGAATTTGAAAATTTTATAAAGAAAAATATAATGGATGTAATTGCAAAAAGATATAATTTAAATACTGATTTTAATGTACTTATAAATCCAACTGGAAGATTTGTAATTGGTGGACCTAAAAGTGATACAGGTCTAACAGGTAGAAAAATTATTGTTGATACTTATGGGGGATATTCAAGACATGGTGGGGGAGCATTTTCTGGTAAAGATGCTTCAAAAGTTGATAGAAGTGCAGCGTATATGTGTAGATATGCTGCAAAAAATATTGTAGCAGCAAGATTAGCAGATCAATTAGAAATACAAGTAAGTTATGCAATTGGTAAAGCAGATCCAATTTCAATATTTATTGAGTCGTTTGGCACAAATAAAGTTTCTAATGATGTTTTATATAAAGCGTTGATAGAAAATTTTAACTTCAATCTTAGTTCAATAATTAAAGAATTGGATTTAAATAGTCCTGTTTATTTTAGAACAAGTAAATATGGGCATTTTGGTAAAAAGGAATTTAATTGAGAAAAATTAGATAAAGTTAGAGTATTAAAGGAATTTTTATAG
- a CDS encoding copper homeostasis protein CutC translates to MLLEIIAKNIEDSIIINKTKANRIEFCKNLEVGGLTPNREDIVEVCNNSVLPVNVIVRSTARDFFYINDEKCEMLKEIEFIRTTKANGIVIGALNKDFTIDQDFLKKVIEIKGNLSITFHKAFDLVQDFEVEYKKIAKLKIDNVLTSGGQNLKHGFAVIEKLVNLKLSTIILVGGGINKENFKKAMFLTKNVHIGTAARVDNTWNTPIDLQKVSKLLNE, encoded by the coding sequence ATGCTACTTGAAATAATTGCCAAAAACATTGAAGATTCAATAATAATTAATAAAACAAAAGCAAATAGGATTGAGTTTTGTAAAAATTTAGAAGTTGGGGGATTAACTCCAAATAGAGAAGATATTGTTGAAGTATGTAATAATTCAGTTTTACCAGTTAATGTTATTGTTAGAAGCACTGCAAGAGATTTTTTTTATATAAATGATGAAAAGTGTGAGATGTTAAAAGAAATTGAGTTTATTCGTACTACAAAGGCAAATGGAATAGTAATAGGGGCATTAAATAAGGATTTTACAATTGACCAAGATTTTTTAAAAAAAGTAATTGAAATAAAGGGCAATTTGTCTATTACTTTTCATAAGGCTTTTGATTTAGTTCAAGATTTTGAAGTCGAATATAAAAAAATAGCTAAATTAAAAATTGATAATGTTTTAACAAGTGGAGGTCAAAATTTAAAACATGGATTTGCTGTAATTGAAAAATTAGTGAATTTAAAATTATCTACCATTATATTAGTTGGTGGAGGAATAAATAAAGAAAATTTTAAGAAAGCTATGTTTTTAACAAAAAATGTTCATATAGGTACAGCAGCAAGAGTAGATAATACTTGAAATACACCAATTGATTTACAAAAAGTGAGTAAGTTATTAAATGAGTAA
- the phoU gene encoding phosphate signaling complex protein PhoU, protein MSYNKILDSDIKTIKKELIRLVESTKSQYANTFEALKSQNLDLAKEVVDGDIMINDMQNSFTKMALWKIAKQQMVAGDLRLAVGGVLISREIERIADVAKHICTFTIKYRPEPIEVEYISKMFDLVNSMLNITSTLIENYDNDQHIKVLKMEKQLSTEFQELSNTLAEKTFEAKTKDDSKKIITIVRQLKNLERAGEHLINVEETLQFIRTGKFEELQETIVNILEIKK, encoded by the coding sequence GTGTCTTACAATAAAATATTAGATAGTGATATTAAAACTATAAAAAAAGAATTAATTAGATTAGTTGAATCTACAAAATCACAATATGCAAATACTTTTGAAGCGCTTAAATCTCAAAACTTAGATCTTGCAAAAGAAGTTGTAGATGGTGACATTATGATAAATGATATGCAAAATAGTTTTACAAAAATGGCTTTATGAAAAATTGCAAAGCAACAAATGGTTGCAGGAGATTTAAGACTTGCAGTTGGAGGAGTTTTAATTAGTCGTGAAATTGAAAGAATTGCTGATGTTGCAAAACATATTTGTACATTTACAATAAAATACAGACCAGAACCAATTGAAGTTGAATACATTTCGAAAATGTTTGATTTAGTAAATAGTATGTTAAACATTACCTCAACTTTAATAGAAAATTATGATAATGATCAACATATAAAAGTTTTAAAAATGGAAAAACAATTATCAACAGAATTTCAAGAATTAAGTAATACTCTTGCTGAAAAAACATTTGAAGCTAAAACAAAAGATGATTCTAAAAAAATAATTACAATAGTAAGACAATTGAAAAATTTAGAAAGAGCAGGAGAGCACTTAATAAATGTTGAAGAAACACTTCAATTTATTAGAACTGGTAAATTTGAAGAGTTACAAGAAACAATCGTAAATATATTAGAAATAAAAAAATAG
- the trmFO gene encoding methylenetetrahydrofolate--tRNA-(uracil(54)-C(5))-methyltransferase (FADH(2)-oxidizing) TrmFO, whose protein sequence is MSKNEINVIGAGLAGCEAAWQLAKVGFKVKLYEKKKKNKNEIQKLDTFCELVCSNTLRSISTQNAVGILKQELKLLNSFILECAYKTQIPSDDALAVDREKFSQLVENKIRNNSNIEVIEDEFLDLNNENVTLIATGPLCSEEFKFKIEQLLGKQKLFYLDASAPIIEKESIDFSKVYYQSRHKNDKSYICIPLNEEQFNNFHKELINAQKVEVKDFEKEIFFRGCQPIEQLARVSKKILLKSVMSPNGLTNSKGEIPFAVVQLRRDDALDNLYNIVGFQTNLTWKEQKRIFSMLPGLENAIFRRFGVMHKNNFINSPKILNKKLQMMRKKNIFFAGQITGVEGYIESFATGLVSAYGIISYLNQKKFINFPEESIIGSLVNYITNPNIKKLKPMKANMGLVEIDKKLIFNNKFEKNEFIYKEAIKKIKYFINSNK, encoded by the coding sequence ATGAGTAAAAATGAAATTAATGTAATTGGTGCTGGTTTAGCGGGTTGTGAAGCTGCTTGACAACTTGCAAAAGTTGGATTTAAAGTAAAACTTTATGAAAAAAAGAAAAAAAATAAAAATGAAATACAGAAATTAGATACATTTTGTGAATTAGTATGTTCCAACACTTTAAGAAGTATTTCAACTCAGAATGCTGTTGGTATTTTAAAACAAGAATTAAAATTATTAAATTCATTTATTCTAGAATGTGCATATAAAACTCAAATTCCATCAGATGATGCTCTTGCAGTTGATAGAGAAAAATTTTCTCAATTAGTGGAAAACAAAATTAGAAATAATTCAAATATTGAAGTAATTGAAGATGAATTTTTGGATTTAAATAATGAGAATGTAACTTTAATTGCAACAGGACCTTTATGTTCAGAGGAATTTAAATTTAAAATTGAACAACTATTAGGAAAACAAAAACTTTTTTATTTAGATGCATCTGCGCCAATTATTGAAAAAGAAAGTATTGATTTTTCAAAAGTATACTATCAGTCAAGACATAAGAATGATAAAAGTTATATCTGTATTCCATTAAATGAAGAACAATTTAATAATTTTCACAAAGAACTTATTAATGCACAAAAAGTTGAAGTAAAAGATTTTGAAAAAGAAATATTTTTTAGAGGTTGTCAACCAATTGAACAATTAGCAAGAGTTTCAAAAAAAATATTACTAAAATCAGTTATGTCTCCTAATGGATTAACAAATTCTAAAGGAGAAATTCCATTTGCGGTTGTTCAATTAAGAAGAGATGATGCACTTGATAATTTGTATAATATTGTTGGTTTTCAAACAAATTTAACTTGAAAAGAACAAAAAAGAATATTTTCAATGTTGCCAGGTTTAGAAAATGCTATATTTAGAAGATTTGGTGTTATGCATAAAAATAATTTTATTAATTCTCCAAAAATTCTAAATAAAAAATTACAAATGATGAGGAAAAAAAATATTTTTTTTGCAGGTCAAATTACAGGAGTTGAAGGTTATATTGAGTCATTTGCAACAGGTCTTGTAAGTGCATATGGAATTATTTCATATTTAAATCAAAAAAAATTTATTAATTTTCCTGAAGAGAGTATTATAGGAAGTTTAGTAAATTATATTACAAATCCAAATATTAAAAAATTAAAACCTATGAAAGCAAATATGGGGCTAGTAGAAATAGATAAAAAATTAATTTTTAATAATAAGTTTGAAAAAAATGAATTTATTTATAAAGAAGCAATAAAAAAAATAAAATATTTTATTAATTCAAACAAGTAG
- a CDS encoding biotin/lipoyl-containing protein, translating to MEKIKFRNLKKYKGIVEKVYVKDGQPVKKDELLAVITTQLERSNITSPIDGVIRNVYIIESLIVSHGDTVFDVFTDFEINTLLKKPSSINDTLREGLNEFGYLEKLINKESFEDLSKNNKNYISVDSVTQEMEKFTKVETTSNNNDNNFTTETVDDFDIYFDSETAILNAFDNQELINKNIEIEREVILNPVSISDSITEELAWHSKKIDILKKGIDLKIFEENNLKAKETKINDEIENQQILPAFNDEIVKSENIIESSQSVESEDNLTANEFKIKFETNETQINDFDESNLENAKILKIQEIESLVDEKILLVQNELSILNKNNIKFNDLAEKFNLLKKELEFANSKISKIKLLETDLNELKKNTLLIGETNSKIELLENQFNQIKFENQDLKNEIKKISNTSNSKVLMNSSNNQVSYVDFSIDITALINLHTLMIEPSKKNDIWLELNAFFAKALKKSFIKFKELKIDSDYICLIQNNKGKLVQKNVEIFENSSILDIAKNIENYVKNENNIAKISLFDLTNTNINNAKLNLYEQNIITIYFSKITHSFKEDGILSSYLNLCFAFNEDIIAFEEMIKFTSYFVNLLRNPGFLI from the coding sequence GTGGAAAAAATTAAATTTAGAAACTTAAAAAAATATAAAGGTATTGTAGAGAAAGTTTATGTAAAAGATGGACAACCAGTTAAGAAAGATGAACTGTTAGCTGTAATTACAACTCAATTAGAAAGATCTAATATTACTTCACCAATTGATGGTGTAATAAGAAATGTTTATATAATTGAGTCTTTAATTGTTTCTCATGGTGATACAGTATTTGACGTATTTACGGATTTTGAAATAAATACATTATTGAAAAAGCCCTCAAGTATTAATGATACATTAAGAGAAGGTTTAAATGAATTTGGATATTTGGAAAAATTAATAAATAAGGAATCTTTTGAAGATTTAAGTAAAAATAATAAAAATTATATTTCTGTTGATTCAGTAACCCAAGAAATGGAAAAGTTCACAAAAGTAGAGACAACTTCAAATAATAATGATAATAATTTTACAACTGAAACTGTGGATGATTTTGATATTTATTTTGATTCAGAGACTGCAATACTAAATGCTTTTGATAATCAGGAACTTATAAATAAAAATATTGAAATTGAAAGAGAAGTTATTTTAAATCCAGTAAGTATCTCAGATTCGATTACAGAGGAACTTGCTTGACATTCAAAAAAAATTGATATTTTAAAAAAGGGAATTGATTTAAAAATATTTGAAGAAAATAATTTGAAAGCAAAAGAGACTAAAATTAATGATGAAATTGAAAATCAGCAAATTTTACCAGCATTTAATGATGAAATTGTGAAAAGTGAAAATATTATAGAATCTTCACAAAGTGTAGAAAGTGAAGATAATTTAACCGCTAATGAGTTCAAAATAAAATTTGAAACTAATGAAACTCAAATTAACGATTTTGATGAATCAAATTTAGAAAATGCAAAAATCTTGAAAATTCAAGAAATTGAAAGTTTAGTAGATGAAAAAATATTATTAGTTCAAAATGAATTATCTATTTTAAATAAAAATAACATAAAGTTTAATGATTTAGCAGAAAAATTTAATTTACTTAAAAAAGAATTAGAATTTGCTAATAGTAAAATTTCTAAAATTAAATTATTAGAAACTGATTTGAATGAATTGAAGAAAAATACTTTATTAATTGGAGAAACAAATAGTAAAATTGAATTACTTGAAAATCAATTTAATCAAATAAAATTTGAAAATCAAGATTTAAAAAATGAGATTAAAAAGATATCAAATACTAGTAATTCAAAAGTTTTAATGAATTCAAGTAATAATCAAGTATCATATGTAGATTTCTCAATTGATATTACAGCATTAATAAATTTACACACTTTAATGATTGAACCAAGTAAAAAAAATGATATTTGATTAGAATTAAATGCTTTTTTTGCAAAAGCTTTAAAAAAATCTTTTATTAAATTTAAAGAGTTAAAAATTGATAGTGATTATATTTGTCTAATTCAAAATAATAAAGGTAAATTGGTACAAAAAAATGTAGAAATTTTTGAAAATTCATCAATTTTAGATATTGCAAAAAATATTGAAAATTATGTAAAAAATGAAAATAATATTGCAAAAATTTCATTATTTGATTTAACAAATACAAATATCAATAACGCTAAATTAAACTTGTATGAACAAAATATTATTACAATATACTTTTCAAAAATTACTCATTCTTTTAAAGAGGATGGAATTCTTTCAAGTTATTTGAATTTATGTTTTGCATTTAATGAGGATATTATTGCTTTCGAAGAAATGATTAAATTTACTTCATATTTTGTGAATTTATTAAGAAATCCAGGCTTTTTAATTTAA
- a CDS encoding serine aminopeptidase domain-containing protein — protein sequence MQIWTIFWEIFSIFIYVFSGIIIFIFLFLLIFRLFKIFSLKFKSQKVKKGELIKKKMFQTSDAYDLRWYGEVNSDSKYIILAIHDLLRTRNDFENLVNWLQKNKYKDFSLVSFDQRSCGENLLEKNKNLGALISDIEEIITELSEKFKNQKLILLGEGFGSALAAYFSKNDNVEKIIMSSLRLNFTYKKSFSFYIKLWFGVAFKINTLLFQNINGLDLTDDSTYANKLEDENNKNGSINIREYFQFKKITKKIVKNISNSNSKIDLILPNNDFYCSRKKIVKLINKLDKSKYNLDTFKDKKHFMLNSVKTSEIFEKIIKSV from the coding sequence GTGCAAATTTGAACAATTTTTTGAGAAATATTTAGTATATTTATTTATGTTTTTTCAGGAATAATTATATTTATTTTTTTGTTTTTATTAATTTTCAGATTATTTAAAATTTTTTCTTTAAAATTTAAATCTCAAAAAGTTAAAAAAGGTGAATTAATAAAGAAAAAAATGTTTCAAACATCTGATGCCTATGATTTAAGATGATATGGTGAAGTTAATTCAGATAGTAAATATATAATACTTGCTATTCATGATTTACTAAGAACAAGAAATGATTTCGAAAATTTAGTTAATTGATTACAAAAAAATAAATATAAAGATTTTTCTCTTGTTTCTTTTGATCAAAGAAGTTGTGGGGAAAATTTATTAGAGAAAAATAAAAATTTAGGTGCTTTAATTTCTGATATTGAAGAAATTATTACAGAATTAAGTGAAAAATTTAAAAATCAAAAATTAATATTACTTGGTGAAGGTTTTGGTTCTGCATTAGCAGCTTATTTTTCAAAAAATGATAATGTGGAAAAAATAATAATGTCATCTTTAAGATTGAATTTCACTTACAAAAAATCATTTTCTTTTTATATAAAATTATGATTTGGTGTTGCTTTTAAGATTAATACTCTTTTATTTCAAAATATAAATGGTTTAGATTTAACTGATGATTCGACTTATGCAAATAAATTAGAAGATGAGAATAATAAAAATGGTTCAATAAATATTAGAGAATACTTTCAATTTAAAAAAATAACTAAAAAAATTGTAAAAAATATTTCTAATAGTAACTCTAAAATCGATTTAATTTTGCCAAATAATGATTTTTATTGTAGCAGAAAAAAAATAGTTAAATTAATTAATAAACTGGATAAAAGTAAGTATAATTTAGACACATTTAAAGATAAAAAACATTTTATGTTAAATTCAGTAAAAACATCTGAAATTTTTGAAAAAATAATAAAAAGTGTTTAA
- the ftsY gene encoding signal recognition particle-docking protein FtsY, which yields MGFWSNLKAKRETKKEIKKHKKEHKTTLTFSDDIKKLSKKYKGANSEFFEELENVLIKTDMGMKMVLEISNRVQKHIKPKNNFNEIKEILAEQIYEAYLDSGKFNSKLNFKENKINIFLIVGVNGVGKTTSIAKLANFYSKMGKKVLIAAADTFRAGAVEQLQEWCSKRLTNVDLIKPFNNSKDPASVVYDGVKKAIDEKYDLLLIDTAGRLQNKENLMKELEKMTKIIQKSVSDGPHERLLVIDAQTGQNGISQAKAFSETTQVSGIILTKMDGTSKGGIALAIKDILNIPVKLMGTGEKVDDLVKFDVDEYVWELTKDFMEEDDNE from the coding sequence ATGGGATTTTGAAGTAATTTAAAAGCAAAAAGAGAAACAAAAAAAGAAATTAAAAAACATAAAAAAGAACACAAAACTACCCTTACTTTTTCAGATGATATTAAAAAATTAAGTAAAAAATATAAAGGTGCAAATAGTGAGTTTTTTGAGGAATTGGAAAATGTTTTAATAAAAACAGATATGGGAATGAAAATGGTTTTAGAAATTTCTAATAGAGTTCAAAAACATATAAAGCCAAAAAATAATTTTAATGAAATTAAAGAAATATTAGCAGAACAAATTTATGAAGCTTATTTGGATTCTGGGAAGTTTAATTCAAAATTGAACTTTAAGGAAAATAAAATTAATATTTTTTTAATTGTTGGTGTAAATGGAGTTGGTAAAACAACAAGTATTGCAAAATTAGCAAATTTTTATTCAAAAATGGGAAAGAAAGTATTAATTGCAGCAGCGGATACTTTCAGAGCAGGTGCTGTAGAACAGTTACAGGAATGATGTTCAAAAAGATTAACAAATGTTGATTTAATTAAGCCTTTTAATAATTCTAAGGATCCTGCTAGTGTAGTTTATGATGGTGTAAAAAAAGCGATTGATGAGAAATATGATTTATTGCTTATAGATACTGCTGGAAGACTTCAAAATAAAGAAAATTTGATGAAGGAATTAGAAAAAATGACAAAAATTATTCAAAAAAGTGTTTCTGATGGTCCACATGAAAGATTACTTGTAATTGATGCTCAAACTGGTCAAAATGGTATTAGTCAGGCAAAAGCTTTTTCTGAAACAACTCAGGTAAGTGGAATAATACTTACAAAAATGGATGGAACAAGCAAAGGTGGGATTGCTTTAGCAATTAAAGATATATTGAATATTCCAGTAAAATTAATGGGAACTGGGGAAAAAGTTGATGATTTAGTTAAATTTGATGTTGATGAATATGTATGAGAATTAACAAAGGACTTTATGGAAGAAGATGACAATGAATAA